Proteins encoded together in one Ralstonia insidiosa window:
- a CDS encoding aromatic ring-hydroxylating oxygenase subunit alpha — translation MEGNKEAQKEARINTGLRNYWYPVAASWNVKNAPVGITRLSQNIVLWRDTAGQVHALEDRCPHRGARLSMGWNLGDHVACWYHGVEVNGQGTVTSVPAVDACPMEGKTCVRSYPVQERAGAIFLWFGDKAPSEYDDAVGTLRLPEELTNEEHSHFLCFAHWNVNYRYAIDNVMDPMHGAYLHAVSHSMASGEKKAVMEVVETEHGIMFQKTGQRGVNFDWTEFGETGTMWLRLSIPYQPKVGPGGPFTIIGITTPVDEEHCIVYFWRTRHVQGWERDVWRFLYRNRLEGLHWDVLEQDRVVLESMAPEARDHETLYQHDIGITRIRRLLARRAAAELADAPVAMLKPIASEAQHA, via the coding sequence ATGGAAGGCAACAAGGAAGCGCAGAAGGAAGCGCGCATCAACACCGGTCTGCGCAACTACTGGTATCCGGTGGCGGCGTCGTGGAACGTGAAGAACGCACCGGTGGGCATCACCCGCCTGAGCCAGAACATCGTGCTGTGGCGTGATACCGCTGGTCAGGTGCATGCACTGGAAGACCGCTGCCCGCACCGTGGTGCACGCCTGTCGATGGGCTGGAACCTGGGCGACCACGTAGCCTGCTGGTACCACGGCGTTGAAGTGAACGGCCAAGGCACGGTCACGAGCGTGCCGGCTGTCGATGCTTGCCCGATGGAAGGCAAGACCTGCGTGCGCAGCTACCCGGTGCAGGAACGTGCCGGCGCCATCTTCCTGTGGTTTGGCGACAAGGCGCCGTCGGAATACGACGATGCTGTCGGCACGCTGCGTTTGCCGGAAGAGCTGACCAACGAAGAGCACAGCCACTTCCTCTGCTTCGCGCACTGGAACGTCAACTACCGCTATGCCATCGACAACGTCATGGACCCGATGCACGGCGCGTACCTGCATGCGGTGTCGCACTCGATGGCCAGCGGCGAGAAGAAAGCCGTGATGGAAGTGGTCGAAACCGAGCACGGGATCATGTTCCAGAAGACCGGCCAGCGCGGCGTGAACTTCGATTGGACCGAGTTTGGCGAGACCGGCACGATGTGGCTGCGCCTGTCGATTCCGTATCAGCCGAAGGTGGGCCCCGGTGGCCCGTTCACCATCATCGGCATTACCACGCCGGTGGATGAAGAACACTGCATCGTCTACTTCTGGCGCACGCGTCACGTGCAAGGCTGGGAGCGCGACGTGTGGCGCTTCCTGTATCGCAATCGCCTGGAAGGCCTGCACTGGGACGTGCTCGAGCAGGACCGTGTGGTGCTCGAATCGATGGCGCCAGAGGCGCGCGACCACGAAACGCTGTATCAGCACGACATCGGCATCACGCGTATCCGCCGCCTGCTGGCGCGCCGCGCTGCCGCCGAACTGGCCGATGCGCCGGTCGCCATGCTCAAGCCCATTGCTTCGGAAGCCCAACATGCCTGA
- a CDS encoding FAD:protein FMN transferase produces MEPVVCRRARPLLGTLVDVQAEGAGAPAAVAVAFEEIAAVHTLLSFHAPNSELQLINRAAPGARLHVDQRTVTVLRLAAALYDASARAFDCRVGTPEQLADTRFPVAFEGDMLIKQTGASMDLGGIAKGYAVDRAIEVMLAHAIERAVVNAGGDLRHCGVRPMAVQVRDPRNAAHVATTVMLDNAALASSTAGGLGAHAGSVSRIHDADRTHLPALAGATVQAPTCMLADALTKIVLATGDVTHPLLNQYGATVAVYSPG; encoded by the coding sequence ATGGAGCCGGTAGTCTGCCGGCGCGCGCGGCCGCTGCTGGGCACGTTGGTTGATGTGCAGGCCGAAGGGGCAGGCGCGCCGGCGGCCGTGGCGGTGGCATTCGAAGAGATTGCCGCCGTGCACACGCTGCTGAGCTTTCATGCACCGAACAGCGAGCTGCAGTTGATCAACCGTGCGGCGCCCGGCGCACGGCTGCACGTTGATCAACGAACGGTCACGGTGCTGCGCCTTGCCGCCGCGCTGTATGACGCATCGGCGCGCGCGTTCGACTGCCGTGTCGGCACACCTGAACAGTTGGCCGACACGCGTTTTCCTGTTGCCTTCGAGGGCGACATGCTCATCAAACAGACTGGCGCATCGATGGACTTGGGTGGCATCGCCAAGGGCTATGCCGTCGATCGCGCCATCGAGGTGATGCTGGCGCATGCCATTGAACGCGCAGTCGTCAATGCCGGTGGTGACTTGCGCCACTGCGGTGTACGGCCGATGGCGGTGCAGGTGCGCGACCCGCGCAATGCGGCGCATGTGGCCACGACGGTAATGCTCGACAATGCGGCGCTCGCCAGTTCCACTGCGGGTGGTTTGGGTGCGCATGCTGGCAGCGTGTCACGCATTCACGATGCCGATCGAACTCATCTCCCAGCGCTTGCCGGGGCAACCGTGCAGGCACCTACCTGCATGCTGGCTGATGCGTTGACCAAGATCGTGCTCGCCACAGGTGATGTCACGCATCCGCTTCTGAATCAGTACGGCGCGACGGTGGCCGTATACTCGCCGGGTTAA
- a CDS encoding SDR family oxidoreductase, which yields MPERNPATGLLAGRKVLVTGAARGLGLAFAKSIAEAGGAVALADILGERVQEEAAALRAAGFEAHGFTLDLGDPASIQACAAAAAQALGGLDGLVNNAAITNSGGRDASSIDVDTWDRVMNVNVRGTWLMTTACLPALKASGRGAIVNLSSDTPLWGAPNLLAYVASKSAVIGMTKSLARECGADGITVNAIAPGLTLVEATEYVPAHRHALYRDQRAISRDQVPGDVCGAVLFALSDLSRFVTGQTLAVNGGFVMQ from the coding sequence ATGCCTGAGCGCAATCCAGCCACCGGACTGCTGGCCGGCCGCAAGGTGCTTGTCACGGGCGCCGCGCGTGGGTTGGGTCTGGCGTTCGCCAAGTCCATCGCCGAAGCGGGTGGCGCGGTCGCGCTGGCAGACATTCTGGGCGAGCGTGTGCAGGAAGAGGCCGCAGCATTGCGTGCGGCCGGCTTCGAAGCCCATGGCTTCACGCTGGACTTGGGTGACCCCGCTTCCATCCAGGCTTGTGCTGCTGCGGCTGCACAGGCACTGGGCGGGTTGGACGGCCTGGTCAACAACGCGGCCATCACCAACTCGGGCGGGCGCGATGCATCGTCCATCGACGTCGACACCTGGGACCGCGTGATGAACGTCAACGTGCGCGGCACCTGGCTGATGACGACGGCCTGCCTGCCGGCGCTCAAGGCGTCGGGCCGTGGCGCGATCGTCAACCTATCGTCAGACACGCCGCTGTGGGGCGCGCCGAACCTGCTGGCCTATGTGGCCAGCAAGAGCGCGGTCATCGGCATGACCAAGTCATTGGCGCGTGAATGCGGCGCAGACGGCATCACCGTCAACGCCATCGCGCCGGGACTGACGCTGGTGGAAGCCACCGAATACGTGCCGGCGCATCGTCACGCGCTGTATCGCGACCAGCGCGCCATCTCGCGCGACCAAGTGCCCGGCGATGTCTGCGGCGCCGTGCTGTTCGCGCTGTCCGATCTTTCCCGATTCGTGACGGGCCAGACACTGGCCGTCAACGGCGGTTTTGTCATGCAGTAA
- a CDS encoding methyl-accepting chemotaxis protein, protein MKRLTLNAKLYATLALLWVSLSALLAIGLLANRTTMLNEKRLDLQHQIESATAVIKSYQDRAAKQTMPVDDAKRAALEALRPIRFGKNGYIGVMTSGQIILLLPVKPTSENQHVDSLNDPAGVQAVKRIIGVGTGFIEYEFPRPGTEKPVPKLTYAQYLSDWDWHVYTGAYIDDIDAILRDNAIKGTAIVLTIGLLLTLLMLALIRNIQRSLGGEPGYAAAVCTQIADGDLSVPVALRANDRSSLLHAMHTMQSTLTGTVARIQSGIEQINVASKQIAAGNADLSQRTEEQASSLEETASSMEQLTGIVRQNADNARHASALAGDASSTASQGGEVVARVVSTMGEISDSSRKIVDIIGVIEGIAFQTNILALNAAVEAARAGEQGRGFAVVAGEVRTLAQRSAAAAKEIKALIGESAERVATGSTLVSEAGATMERIVQAIARVTQIMDEISAASAEQSSGIEQVNQAVTQMDQVTQQNAALVEQAAAAAESLEEQAQELARAVSVFRVAG, encoded by the coding sequence ATGAAACGACTGACCTTGAACGCCAAGCTGTACGCGACGCTTGCGCTGCTGTGGGTAAGCCTGAGCGCGCTGCTGGCGATCGGCCTGCTGGCCAACCGCACCACCATGCTGAACGAGAAACGGCTGGACCTGCAGCACCAGATCGAAAGCGCCACGGCCGTCATCAAGTCGTACCAGGATCGCGCCGCCAAGCAGACCATGCCGGTGGACGACGCCAAACGCGCCGCGCTGGAAGCGCTGCGCCCCATCCGCTTCGGCAAGAACGGATACATCGGCGTGATGACGTCGGGGCAGATCATTCTGCTGTTGCCGGTCAAGCCGACCTCAGAGAATCAACACGTCGATAGCCTGAACGACCCGGCCGGCGTGCAGGCGGTCAAGCGCATCATCGGGGTCGGCACAGGCTTCATCGAATATGAATTTCCGCGCCCGGGCACGGAAAAACCGGTTCCCAAACTCACGTACGCGCAGTACCTGTCCGACTGGGATTGGCACGTCTATACCGGCGCCTATATCGACGACATCGACGCCATACTGCGCGACAACGCAATCAAGGGCACGGCCATCGTGCTGACCATCGGCCTGCTGCTGACGCTGCTGATGCTGGCGCTGATCCGCAACATCCAGCGCAGCCTGGGCGGCGAGCCCGGCTATGCCGCCGCCGTGTGCACGCAGATTGCCGACGGCGACCTGAGCGTGCCGGTTGCGCTGCGTGCAAATGACCGGTCAAGCCTGCTGCACGCCATGCATACGATGCAATCCACGCTGACTGGCACGGTGGCGCGCATCCAGTCCGGCATCGAGCAGATCAACGTGGCTTCCAAGCAGATTGCGGCAGGCAATGCAGACTTGTCGCAACGTACGGAAGAACAGGCTTCATCGCTGGAAGAAACCGCATCGAGCATGGAGCAGCTCACGGGCATCGTGCGTCAGAACGCCGATAACGCCCGCCACGCCAGCGCGCTTGCGGGCGATGCGTCCAGCACGGCCAGCCAGGGCGGCGAGGTGGTGGCGCGTGTGGTGTCCACCATGGGCGAGATCAGCGACAGCAGCCGCAAGATCGTCGACATCATCGGCGTGATTGAAGGGATTGCGTTCCAGACCAACATCCTCGCGCTCAACGCGGCAGTCGAAGCAGCACGTGCTGGCGAACAAGGCCGCGGCTTTGCCGTGGTGGCGGGCGAGGTGCGCACGCTGGCGCAGCGTTCCGCAGCGGCGGCCAAGGAGATCAAGGCGCTGATTGGTGAATCCGCCGAGCGCGTGGCGACGGGTTCCACGCTGGTGAGCGAAGCGGGCGCCACGATGGAGCGCATCGTGCAAGCGATCGCGCGCGTCACGCAGATCATGGACGAGATCAGTGCCGCCTCGGCCGAACAGAGCAGCGGTATCGAGCAGGTCAACCAGGCCGTCACGCAGATGGACCAGGTGACGCAGCAGAACGCCGCGCTGGTCGAACAGGCCGCGGCCGCGGCGGAATCGCTGGAAGAGCAGGCGCAGGAGCTGGCGCGGGCGGTCAGCGTGTTCCGCGTGGCGGGCTAG
- a CDS encoding porin codes for MKRIARAAIPAAAAIAMMGAGAANAATTAQLEQKLDAMAAQIEALKAELKEVKSQNATLATQQQTQAKAQAQQTAALQDVQQTVQTAQLASTKPSPLDNLTLWGYGEINYSRPTRRSEDTKMDLSRAVFGIGYKFNDKTRFNSEFEVEHAIASSSDSGEFEVEQFYIDHKLTDKIGLNAGLFLIPAGFINRNHEPTNYYGVHRNFVETLIIPSTWREGGLSLYGDTDFGLNWNVGLTTGLNLAKWNFNPENPLFNSALEMQNNGAGPMQQTHQELGLANAKNLSQYVALNYSGIPGVTLGGSVFTGKSSRASTDAPLPEQRATLYEAHARWTPGKWDLSALYARGMISNTAAANQLNPGAANPMPSAFYGWFVQGAYNVWQKGDYRVTPFVRYERYNMGEKYAGLVPGFVAPAGWPSLSDTVYTVGANFYLNPNVVFKVDYQRFTKNRDFSRVDLGLGVSF; via the coding sequence ATGAAACGAATCGCCCGGGCTGCCATTCCGGCCGCCGCCGCCATTGCGATGATGGGGGCTGGCGCAGCCAATGCCGCCACTACTGCGCAACTTGAACAAAAGCTCGATGCGATGGCCGCGCAGATCGAAGCGCTCAAGGCCGAGTTGAAGGAAGTGAAGTCGCAGAACGCGACGCTGGCCACGCAGCAGCAGACGCAAGCCAAGGCCCAGGCACAGCAGACCGCAGCCCTGCAAGACGTGCAGCAAACCGTGCAGACGGCGCAGTTGGCATCGACCAAACCTTCGCCGCTGGACAACCTCACGCTGTGGGGCTACGGCGAGATCAACTACAGCCGCCCGACCCGCCGCTCCGAAGACACCAAGATGGACTTGTCGCGCGCGGTGTTCGGCATCGGCTACAAGTTCAACGACAAGACTCGCTTCAACTCCGAGTTTGAAGTTGAGCACGCGATTGCATCGTCGTCCGATTCGGGCGAATTCGAGGTCGAGCAGTTCTACATTGACCACAAGCTGACCGACAAGATCGGCTTGAACGCCGGCCTGTTCCTGATCCCGGCGGGCTTCATCAACCGCAACCACGAGCCGACCAACTACTACGGCGTGCATCGCAATTTTGTCGAGACGCTGATCATCCCGAGCACATGGCGCGAGGGTGGCCTGTCGTTGTACGGCGATACCGACTTCGGCCTGAATTGGAACGTGGGCCTGACGACGGGCCTGAACCTGGCCAAGTGGAACTTCAACCCGGAGAACCCGCTGTTCAACTCCGCGCTGGAGATGCAGAACAACGGCGCGGGCCCGATGCAGCAGACGCACCAGGAACTGGGGCTGGCCAACGCGAAGAACCTGTCGCAGTACGTGGCGCTCAATTACTCGGGTATTCCGGGTGTGACGCTGGGCGGCTCGGTCTTCACAGGCAAGAGCAGCCGTGCGAGCACCGATGCCCCGCTGCCTGAACAGCGCGCCACACTGTACGAGGCGCACGCTCGCTGGACGCCGGGCAAGTGGGACCTGTCTGCCCTGTATGCGCGCGGCATGATCAGCAACACGGCTGCGGCCAACCAGTTGAACCCGGGCGCGGCCAACCCGATGCCGTCGGCGTTCTACGGCTGGTTCGTGCAAGGCGCTTACAACGTGTGGCAAAAAGGCGATTACCGTGTCACGCCGTTCGTGCGTTACGAGCGCTACAACATGGGAGAGAAGTACGCAGGCTTGGTGCCGGGCTTTGTGGCACCGGCAGGCTGGCCGTCGCTGTCTGACACGGTCTACACCGTGGGCGCGAACTTCTACCTGAACCCGAACGTGGTGTTCAAGGTCGACTACCAGCGCTTCACCAAGAACCGCGATTTCTCGCGCGTGGACCTGGGCCTGGGCGTGTCGTTCTAA
- a CDS encoding alpha/beta fold hydrolase: MATPTAPAPPDAHPDSRQPRGLPQPIQQSSHVVRSGGVRLHARLTQPRDEAARLRPAVVLVHGYPDDSSVWDGVRDALARHSRVITFDVRGAGLSDAPADTTGYRIPQFVDDLAAVADALLPGEPFHLVGHDWGSIHSWESVTTNKLRGRIASYTSISGPCLDHVGHWMQAQLNTGTWAAKRAVWKQRLQSWYVGVFHLPLVPEWSWRLWMARAWPWWLRKTEGIRGAAQRPSLVRDACNGVRMYRANFRERLARPQARAPHAPVQLIVPTRDRYVSPAVTRAVEAWVSHYWRHEIDAGHWLPLRRPDWVADCIRRFADYVESGNEPAALQRARVAGTLAPA, encoded by the coding sequence ATGGCCACGCCTACCGCTCCCGCGCCCCCTGATGCGCATCCGGATTCGCGCCAACCGCGCGGCCTTCCCCAGCCCATCCAGCAGTCTTCCCATGTCGTCCGCTCGGGCGGCGTGCGCCTGCATGCGCGCCTGACCCAGCCCAGGGATGAGGCTGCGCGGCTGCGACCGGCGGTCGTCCTGGTCCATGGCTATCCGGATGACAGTTCGGTCTGGGATGGCGTGCGCGATGCGCTGGCGCGCCATAGCCGCGTCATCACCTTCGATGTGCGCGGCGCAGGCCTGTCCGACGCCCCCGCCGACACCACCGGTTACCGTATCCCGCAGTTCGTCGATGACCTCGCCGCGGTGGCGGATGCGCTGCTGCCGGGAGAACCGTTCCACCTGGTCGGGCACGACTGGGGCTCGATCCACAGCTGGGAATCAGTCACCACGAACAAGCTACGCGGACGCATCGCTTCGTACACGTCAATTTCGGGGCCGTGCCTCGATCACGTCGGCCACTGGATGCAGGCACAGCTCAACACCGGCACCTGGGCGGCCAAGCGCGCGGTGTGGAAGCAGCGGCTGCAGTCGTGGTATGTGGGGGTTTTCCACCTGCCGCTGGTGCCGGAATGGTCCTGGCGATTGTGGATGGCGCGCGCATGGCCGTGGTGGCTGCGCAAGACGGAGGGCATCCGCGGTGCGGCGCAACGGCCATCGCTGGTGCGCGACGCATGCAATGGTGTGCGGATGTACCGCGCCAATTTTCGCGAGCGGCTGGCCCGTCCGCAGGCACGTGCGCCGCATGCCCCCGTGCAGTTGATCGTGCCGACGCGGGATCGCTACGTGAGCCCCGCCGTCACCCGTGCGGTGGAGGCCTGGGTATCACACTACTGGCGGCACGAGATCGATGCCGGCCACTGGCTGCCGCTACGCCGGCCCGACTGGGTAGCAGACTGCATCCGCCGCTTTGCCGACTATGTGGAATCGGGCAACGAACCCGCTGCACTGCAACGGGCCCGTGTGGCCGGCACGTTGGCGCCGGCCTGA
- a CDS encoding recombinase-like helix-turn-helix domain-containing protein, whose translation MQPQFNPDLAPWEPISPNNVAGKGRVERPGHVANLVWQTRAAEPTPYENQLADSLEAAFLGGAQTPADIVVVLNERGPRNAAGGEAWTEDAFLAEMRRLGA comes from the coding sequence ATGCAGCCGCAATTCAACCCCGACCTCGCTCCGTGGGAGCCGATTTCTCCAAACAACGTCGCTGGCAAGGGCCGTGTTGAGCGCCCGGGCCACGTCGCCAATCTGGTGTGGCAGACGCGTGCTGCTGAGCCGACGCCCTATGAGAACCAACTGGCCGATTCGCTGGAGGCGGCGTTCCTGGGTGGCGCGCAAACGCCGGCCGACATCGTCGTCGTGCTGAACGAACGTGGCCCGCGCAACGCCGCTGGCGGTGAGGCCTGGACGGAAGACGCGTTCCTGGCCGAAATGCGCCGCCTGGGCGCCTGA
- a CDS encoding FMN-binding protein gives MRYQPVPIVLVCAAAIGAPGVVVTNAFAADYMTAAEAQKSIFPDATSFEPVALALSVDQLKQLADRAGGPAKPGAWRVWQAKQGDKAVGYVVTDAVIGKFELINYAVGLNPAGEISGVEILTYRESHGYEVRNKPWRAQFLGKSAKSALRVGDDINNISGATLSCTHLTDGIRRIAVMAQLALVKG, from the coding sequence ATGCGTTATCAGCCAGTGCCCATCGTTCTCGTGTGTGCCGCCGCCATCGGTGCGCCGGGGGTGGTCGTCACGAACGCCTTTGCCGCAGACTATATGACTGCTGCAGAGGCCCAGAAATCGATCTTTCCCGATGCCACCAGCTTTGAGCCGGTGGCGCTTGCTCTGTCTGTCGACCAGCTCAAGCAGTTGGCCGATCGCGCGGGTGGCCCGGCCAAGCCCGGCGCTTGGCGCGTCTGGCAGGCCAAGCAGGGCGACAAGGCGGTCGGCTACGTCGTCACCGACGCTGTCATCGGCAAGTTCGAGCTGATCAACTACGCCGTGGGCCTGAACCCGGCGGGCGAGATCAGCGGTGTCGAAATCCTCACCTATCGCGAAAGCCACGGCTATGAAGTCCGCAACAAGCCGTGGCGTGCGCAGTTCCTGGGCAAGTCGGCCAAGTCGGCGCTGCGTGTTGGGGATGACATCAACAACATCAGCGGAGCGACACTGTCGTGCACGCACCTGACCGACGGCATCCGGCGCATTGCAGTGATGGCGCAGCTGGCGCTGGTCAAGGGCTGA
- a CDS encoding cytochrome-c peroxidase, with protein MAACTVLVTACGGGDGGSSTTSSSTPSASALSPMAQVGKQIFFDQALSASGKQSCASCHDAARGFTDPNNLAVSFGGPNHDLPGLRNAPSLNYASYTPNFKIDATGKASGGFFRDGRSPSLADQAQQPFTNPFEMANASADDVFKTLLTRPYLDQLTAVFTKAGIQDSATAMQSIGRALAAYQSEDPSFHTFDSKYDAYLAGKTTLSDSETRGLLLFNNPTKGNCTACHLSSRTGTTPALFTDFTYDNVGIPRNWSIAANQEGTTLPYVPKNGAALGDPNYSYYDLGICGPLRTDFRVGGSTCGKFKVPTLRNIALTAPYFHNGVFQTLDQVVAWYVTRDTDPGRWYVKADGTPDVPYNDLPVAFDGNVNVAEVPYNPAKAPSMTNQEMSDLVHFLCTLTDGFDPANPSAYNVPAQCGSTATSVGAARIQTVSASGATLVKTAINK; from the coding sequence ATGGCAGCCTGCACCGTGCTGGTGACGGCCTGCGGTGGCGGAGATGGCGGGAGCAGCACAACGTCGTCGAGCACACCCTCAGCCAGCGCCTTGTCGCCGATGGCGCAGGTGGGCAAGCAGATTTTCTTTGATCAGGCGCTCTCTGCCTCGGGCAAGCAGTCGTGCGCGTCGTGCCACGATGCCGCGCGCGGGTTTACCGATCCGAACAACCTGGCGGTCTCGTTTGGCGGCCCGAACCATGATCTGCCGGGCCTGCGCAATGCGCCGTCGCTGAACTACGCGTCGTACACGCCCAACTTCAAGATCGATGCGACCGGCAAGGCGTCTGGCGGCTTTTTCCGTGATGGACGTTCGCCGTCCTTGGCAGACCAGGCGCAGCAGCCGTTCACCAACCCGTTCGAGATGGCGAACGCTTCGGCTGACGACGTATTCAAGACGCTGCTGACGCGCCCGTACCTCGACCAACTGACCGCGGTGTTCACCAAGGCCGGCATTCAGGACAGCGCGACAGCCATGCAGAGCATTGGACGGGCATTGGCGGCGTACCAGTCCGAAGACCCCAGCTTCCATACGTTCGACAGCAAATACGACGCCTACCTCGCGGGCAAGACCACGCTCTCGGATTCGGAAACGCGTGGCCTGCTGCTGTTCAACAACCCGACCAAGGGCAACTGCACTGCGTGCCACCTTTCGTCGAGAACGGGGACCACGCCCGCGCTGTTCACTGACTTCACCTACGACAACGTCGGCATCCCGCGCAACTGGAGCATTGCCGCCAACCAGGAAGGCACGACGCTGCCTTACGTGCCGAAGAACGGTGCGGCGCTGGGTGATCCGAACTACAGCTATTACGACCTCGGCATCTGTGGCCCGCTGCGCACGGACTTCCGCGTGGGTGGCTCGACCTGCGGCAAGTTCAAGGTGCCCACGCTGCGCAACATCGCGCTGACGGCACCGTACTTCCACAACGGCGTGTTCCAGACGCTGGATCAAGTGGTCGCCTGGTACGTCACGCGCGATACCGATCCCGGCCGCTGGTACGTCAAGGCCGACGGCACGCCCGACGTGCCCTACAACGATCTGCCGGTTGCCTTTGACGGCAACGTGAACGTGGCGGAAGTGCCTTACAACCCGGCCAAGGCGCCATCGATGACGAACCAGGAGATGAGCGATCTCGTGCATTTCCTGTGCACGCTCACCGATGGGTTTGATCCGGCCAATCCGTCGGCCTACAACGTGCCGGCGCAATGCGGCTCCACCGCGACCAGCGTGGGCGCAGCACGTATCCAGACCGTTTCTGCCAGCGGAGCCACGCTGGTCAAGACGGCAATCAACAAATAA
- a CDS encoding LysR family transcriptional regulator, translated as MLDDLALFVSIVDHGSLQAAARQANLPAATLTRRLQKLEATLGCQLLLRSARSLKPTPEGLLYYEQCRPLLTALTQATATLDDDLNQIKGTLRVLAPLNLSRGLLGPAYASFMAAWPEIRLELSLSNRNEDVWRHGADLAIRVGPQDDPKLRQRRLGVIGIVLVASPAYLAEHGAPAHPHELETHRLIVASPISTWRFTSPDGKETIEMQPQGQCDVNDIELAASLAEAGQGLLYCPRTLCHAALEAGRLVRVLPEWQTPQRTIYAVWPQQQLPRKVRALLEHLAEFAAANPLLQDALLQDGPELPV; from the coding sequence ATGCTTGACGACCTTGCCCTCTTCGTTTCCATCGTGGACCACGGCAGCCTGCAGGCAGCAGCACGCCAGGCCAACCTGCCTGCAGCTACCCTGACGCGGCGCCTGCAGAAGCTGGAGGCCACCCTCGGCTGCCAGCTCCTGCTGCGCAGCGCCCGCAGCCTGAAGCCCACGCCGGAAGGCCTGCTCTATTACGAGCAGTGCCGCCCGCTGCTGACCGCGCTCACGCAAGCCACCGCAACACTCGACGACGACCTCAACCAGATCAAGGGCACCCTGCGCGTGCTGGCGCCGCTGAACCTGTCACGCGGGCTGCTGGGGCCGGCCTATGCGAGCTTCATGGCGGCGTGGCCGGAGATCCGGCTGGAGCTGTCGCTGAGCAATCGCAATGAAGATGTCTGGCGGCATGGTGCGGACCTGGCCATCCGTGTCGGGCCGCAGGATGACCCCAAGCTGCGGCAGCGCCGGCTGGGGGTCATCGGGATCGTGCTGGTGGCCTCGCCCGCCTATCTGGCCGAGCACGGCGCACCGGCGCATCCGCACGAGTTGGAAACGCATCGTCTGATAGTGGCATCGCCCATTTCCACCTGGCGCTTCACCTCGCCGGATGGCAAGGAGACCATCGAGATGCAACCGCAAGGGCAATGCGACGTGAACGATATCGAGTTGGCGGCTTCGCTGGCAGAGGCGGGACAGGGACTGCTGTATTGCCCGCGCACGCTGTGTCATGCGGCGTTGGAAGCCGGCCGCCTGGTACGCGTGCTGCCGGAATGGCAAACGCCGCAGCGCACCATCTATGCGGTGTGGCCGCAGCAGCAATTGCCGCGCAAGGTGCGCGCACTGCTGGAGCATCTGGCTGAATTCGCAGCGGCCAACCCGCTGTTGCAAGACGCGCTGTTGCAAGACGGGCCGGAGTTGCCCGTCTGA
- a CDS encoding GNAT family N-acetyltransferase: MPASAELLIRPIRQDDYDAWKPLWDGYNAFYGRAGETALPDFVTQTTWQRFFDEHEPVYAMVAERDGVLLGIVHFLFHRSTTQVQMTCYLQDLFTVEAARGQGVGRALIEAVYRRAAEAGLPRVYWQTHETNATAMKLYDTVAEKSGFVVYRKFL, from the coding sequence ATGCCCGCATCTGCCGAACTGCTGATCCGCCCCATCCGCCAAGACGACTACGACGCCTGGAAACCCCTCTGGGACGGCTACAACGCCTTCTACGGCCGGGCCGGGGAAACCGCCTTGCCCGACTTCGTCACGCAGACGACGTGGCAACGTTTCTTTGACGAGCACGAACCCGTCTACGCCATGGTTGCCGAGCGCGATGGCGTGTTGCTCGGCATCGTGCATTTCCTCTTCCATCGCAGCACGACGCAGGTGCAGATGACCTGCTATCTGCAGGATCTGTTCACCGTAGAGGCGGCACGCGGGCAGGGCGTGGGGCGTGCACTGATCGAAGCCGTCTATCGCCGCGCAGCAGAGGCCGGCCTGCCGCGCGTTTACTGGCAGACGCATGAGACCAACGCGACGGCGATGAAGCTCTACGACACGGTCGCGGAAAAATCGGGCTTTGTGGTCTACCGCAAGTTTCTGTAA
- a CDS encoding DUF2798 domain-containing protein, with translation MSMLVSLPTRLRVTFAWLMSGLMSLLMTGWIGWINAGFSADFVARWAHAFVLAWPAAFTIVLIAAPTVQRLTQRLVLPDALQP, from the coding sequence ATGTCGATGCTTGTTTCGCTACCTACGCGCCTCCGTGTCACGTTTGCCTGGTTGATGTCTGGCCTGATGTCGCTGTTGATGACGGGCTGGATTGGCTGGATCAACGCCGGCTTCAGCGCAGACTTCGTCGCCCGCTGGGCGCATGCTTTCGTGCTGGCCTGGCCGGCAGCATTCACCATCGTGCTGATCGCCGCGCCCACCGTGCAGCGCCTGACGCAACGCCTGGTGCTGCCGGATGCGCTGCAGCCCTGA